A region from the Streptosporangium sp. NBC_01756 genome encodes:
- a CDS encoding ABC transporter permease, which produces MRSIILRIAWMWIVPAAFLAWEAVSRMAGAVYFPPPSAILVRLHELWFSGPLRHAFLTQEALDHLLPSLGRLVLGWAGACVVAIAAGVALGRSAVLCDVVNPLVHFFRSVPPPLLIPIFMTMTGVGTPLQLTAIVFGVSWPVLLNALDGARHVDRRYLEAAQVFGVSRMERLTRVILPAASPKIFAGLRISVALALIMMIVSEYVGSTEGVGYRMLIAQSQVDVLSMWTAIVLLGLLGLVLNTAFLRFERRMLVWHRGARGNG; this is translated from the coding sequence TCATCTTGCGGATCGCCTGGATGTGGATCGTGCCGGCCGCCTTCCTCGCGTGGGAGGCGGTCTCCAGGATGGCCGGGGCCGTCTACTTCCCGCCGCCTTCGGCCATCCTGGTACGCCTGCACGAGCTGTGGTTCTCCGGGCCGCTTCGCCACGCCTTCCTGACCCAGGAGGCACTCGATCACCTGCTGCCCAGCCTGGGCCGTCTGGTCCTGGGCTGGGCGGGTGCCTGCGTCGTCGCGATCGCGGCGGGGGTCGCGCTGGGCCGGTCGGCGGTGCTGTGCGACGTCGTCAACCCACTGGTCCACTTCTTCCGCTCGGTCCCGCCGCCCCTGCTGATCCCGATCTTCATGACCATGACGGGCGTGGGCACGCCGCTTCAGCTGACGGCCATCGTCTTCGGTGTCTCCTGGCCCGTCCTCCTCAACGCGCTGGACGGCGCCCGCCATGTGGACCGGCGATACCTGGAGGCGGCCCAGGTGTTCGGTGTGTCCAGGATGGAACGGCTGACCCGGGTCATCCTTCCGGCCGCGTCTCCCAAGATCTTCGCCGGGCTGAGGATCAGCGTCGCGCTGGCCCTGATCATGATGATCGTCTCGGAGTACGTCGGCAGTACCGAGGGGGTCGGTTACCGCATGCTGATCGCCCAGAGCCAGGTGGACGTGCTGTCCATGTGGACCGCGATCGTGCTCCTCGGGTTGCTGGGGCTCGTGCTGAACACCGCTTTCCTCCGCTTCGAGCGGCGCATGCTCGTCTGGCACCGCGGCGCCCGCGGTAACGGCTGA
- a CDS encoding ABC transporter substrate-binding protein, with protein MRFRLASRALIAGIVATLALGACGGSDTGTGTDAAGGGGGLEKSKITIGALPIPDSAALYIADKRGFFQKEGLTVEIQAVQGGAQAQQSLMGGSLDFTQSNYVSTFLAVAAGNRMKIIADLYQATPNSFNLMVSKNSPIKSLTGLRGKKIAVNSLKNVGTLAVTSVLKTQGLSEKDVRFLEFPFPDMAGKLEQGAVDAAWMTEPHLTAAQKNIGAGKLADTMAGSTADLPIAGVVATEAFAGKNPKTVAAFQRALAQGQQIAAADRKAVEEILPTYTRIDAATAAAITLGTFPTRLDESRLQRVADLMLDQGYLKSRIEAKVVLPGTPG; from the coding sequence ATGAGGTTCAGGCTCGCGAGCCGGGCGCTCATCGCGGGAATCGTCGCCACGCTGGCCCTCGGCGCCTGCGGCGGTTCGGACACCGGCACCGGCACCGACGCCGCCGGCGGCGGAGGCGGACTCGAAAAGAGCAAGATCACGATTGGCGCCCTCCCCATTCCCGACTCGGCGGCGCTGTACATCGCCGACAAGCGGGGTTTCTTCCAGAAAGAAGGGCTGACGGTCGAGATTCAGGCCGTCCAGGGCGGTGCGCAGGCGCAGCAGAGCCTTATGGGCGGCTCGCTGGACTTCACGCAGTCCAATTACGTCTCGACCTTCCTCGCGGTGGCCGCGGGAAACAGAATGAAGATCATTGCTGATCTGTATCAGGCGACCCCGAACTCCTTCAATCTCATGGTCTCCAAGAACTCCCCGATCAAAAGCCTGACCGGCCTCAGGGGCAAGAAGATCGCGGTGAACAGCCTCAAGAACGTCGGCACCCTGGCGGTGACCTCGGTGCTCAAGACACAGGGGCTGTCGGAGAAGGACGTCCGGTTCCTGGAGTTCCCCTTCCCCGACATGGCGGGCAAGCTGGAGCAGGGCGCGGTCGACGCGGCATGGATGACCGAGCCGCACCTCACCGCGGCGCAGAAGAACATCGGCGCCGGGAAGCTCGCCGACACCATGGCCGGCTCGACCGCCGACCTCCCCATCGCCGGGGTGGTGGCCACCGAGGCGTTCGCGGGCAAGAATCCGAAGACGGTGGCCGCCTTCCAGCGGGCACTCGCCCAGGGCCAGCAGATCGCCGCCGCCGACCGCAAGGCGGTCGAGGAGATCCTCCCCACCTACACCAGAATCGACGCGGCCACCGCCGCCGCCATCACGCTCGGCACCTTCCCCACCAGACTCGACGAGTCCCGCCTGCAGCGAGTGGCCGACCTGATGCTGGATCAGGGCTACCTGAAGAGCAGGATCGAGGCCAAGGTCGTCCTCCCTGGAACCCCCGGGTGA